The DNA region AAGAACAATTATAGCTACTGATCGGATTGTAAATTGCATATGGGagacataaataaaattaaattgtaaatatggAATTCTGAACATAGAAATTAGTTTTATAAAGTTGAACTGTGCCTTCCATATTTATCTGCAAATGTGTTCTGCACCACAAAATCTATGAAGTAAAAACTTGTAATTTGTTCATGTTGTTTCTTTCAGTTGTCTACTAACTGAACAAAAGATGAACAATGATAGCCTACCTATAAACAGTTCATAAAGACAAGAAGTAGCCGACTTTTATACAGTGGTAAAAGTACCCTAAAGAGTTAAAACACGGGTGTTTAAGGCTTTAAAGTAACTTAAAAACTGATTTCGTCAAAGTGTCTTTAAAGATATATCATTcgacagataataataatattatcagcACTTTTATTACTGATCTTTATCatatacaaattaataattaGCTATTAAATAGCAGAACATCTATGAGTTAAATACTCCACAGTTCATCATTAAATAACTGAACAATTGAGTAAGAGTAGTACACTGTGAATAGTTCATCTCAAAAACGTTAAACAGTAGTTTTACATTGTAAGACTATAAACCTATAAACCAGCTCCGTGTTTCATCTGTACCCGGCCGACGACCCCGCGTTTCTCTAAATTGCACGAAAACACCGGAGGGCACCATGTTGTGATCTTAGAGGAGACTCAgggtcacaaacatgaaaagcCCGTCTGCTCAGAAAAGGACAAGATGCTATTCTATGTTAAAGAGAGAGGTCCTATAAAAATAGACTTTGTTCGATATTTGTTTAGAGAATCGGCTATGTCTACATCCTTTAATTTTTCCCAAATTAATGAGAACACCATGCAAATGCAGAGGAGCGAAAATCATGGGTCGGCGGTTAATGTAGCTCCCAGCAAGTTTTGGTGTTCCAACTCCCTCAGTTCCAACTGCACACATATGTTTAATGGCTCCTCACGTGAAAAGTTGTAGTTTCGAAGTAAACCcaacaaacaagacaaaaaaaaaaaaacaaaaaaaaaaaactttttaagagTATCGCCGTATGTTGTTCATTCGAATTATAAGTGGAGGTtattacattaattaacattaatttattaactgctaatttatatgataataataggttaataataataataaagtggatAGAAAAGACGAAGTATGTCTTGAGAAAAACCGAGACATTTTGGCACTCTTCCAAGGTCTGATAAGTCATCTTTGGGGAGAGAGGAGGGTCTTGGGTGTATCTTCTATAAAAACCGCCAGTCCTCTTGCCAGCAGACTACAGAAGTTTGCTGCAAAGTCATCCTTCCACGATGAGTCTCTCTGCCAAAGACAAAGCTACCGTCAAAGACTTTTGGGCCAAGATCGCAGGAAAGGCTGATGACATTGGTCAAGATGCTCTTTCCAGGTAAGGTTATTAATCTAAGCTAATTCACAAAGTTTTCTTCGGGCATGTATCTGTCATTCAGTTCATTGTGTGTGTCCAGGATGTTGGTGGTCTACCCCCAGACCAAAACCTATTTCGCTCACTGGAAGGACCTGAGCCCCGGCTCTGCCCCAGTGAGGAAGCACGGGAAGACTGTGATGGGCGGCGTTGCTGAGGCTGTCAGCAAAATCGATGACCTTACCTCTGGCCTCCTGAACCTCAGCGAACTTCATGCTTTCCAGCTGCGCGTGGACCCCGCCAATTTCAAGGTAAGTGCAACGAATTTCATCTTTAGTCAATACCGAATACTACTCTCGTTAATTCACGTCAACTTAATTTGTTTCCTGTGTTTTCACAGATTCTGTCCCACAACATCCTCGTGGTTCTGGCCACTATGTTCCCCAACGATTTCACCCCAGAGGTCCATGTTGCTATGGACAAGTTCCTCAGTGCTTTGGCTCTGGCTCTGTCCGAGAAGTACAGATAAATTCATGTTATTGTGATGAAGTCGAACTGCGTCAGACCAGATATATACCTGTATAAACATTCTGTCTTATGATGCAATAAATGATTATGAAAAACATTAACTAAACGTCTTTGgtgcatgtttttttcttcttctttctttcatAGACCTGTCAGTGTTTTAAAAACAGCTTTGTTGTCATAACGTGGTAAACTATTGCAAATGGAGAGACAAAATATTGCAACTGTTTCATTCATTATATGGAACTACCAGCCAATAAACGTGATTTTATCTCTTGAAACTCGCTGTGGACGTTTTACAACAAAAGTGTTTAGTCTGActaaccacaaaaataaaaaataaataaataaatcaaagagGAAAAAACAGCAACTCAATCAATAAACTTTAacctttgtataaaaaaaataatgctataataaTTTCTCAACCTTAAGCATATGCCTAAGAAGAGGCAGAGATGTAAAGTATTTAAGATTCGTTAGTCTACTATATTTTGGATGGTTTTATAATTGTTGCGATTAAAGTCCTTCAACGTACAAAGTGCCAAGTGTATATTTCACTAATCAGTAGCAGTTCTGGCTCCTTTGATGCCCTAGCCGAAAACAGACAATTCTTCCACCGCAAGccccccacctcctcaaaaaagcGACGACACAAAAGACGAAACAGCTTTACATCTTGATATGCTTTTATTGTAGAACTAGGCTATATTgtagaactatatatatatatatatatatatatatatatatatatatatatatatatatatatatatatatacatacacaccatTCAGGTCTTCACTGATGCAAGGACAAAATTCAACGCGTACTTGCGAGAGCAGAGTCAAGAGAGCATGTTGAGAGCGTGCCAATTCGTaagtattttacgaggtggcttattcgtatgaa from Carassius carassius chromosome 1, fCarCar2.1, whole genome shotgun sequence includes:
- the LOC132151087 gene encoding hemoglobin embryonic subunit alpha; translated protein: MSLSAKDKATVKDFWAKIAGKADDIGQDALSRMLVVYPQTKTYFAHWKDLSPGSAPVRKHGKTVMGGVAEAVSKIDDLTSGLLNLSELHAFQLRVDPANFKILSHNILVVLATMFPNDFTPEVHVAMDKFLSALALALSEKYR